The Scatophagus argus isolate fScaArg1 chromosome 4, fScaArg1.pri, whole genome shotgun sequence DNA window ATTGAACTtttactgacacacagagagctcTGGCTCTCTTCATCTACCTTAGAGGACACAAGTCTTGAGGCCTGTGGATTTTCTCCCTCCCCTCGTCTTCCCAACATGCCCTCCCTGCTAATCATCCCTTTCTGCAGGAGGAAGTGGTCAATGCGGCTTTTCAGTTGGGGGTTAGGAAGGGGCTGAGAGGCTGCAGTAAACGGGACGCCAGTGAAGGGGTCATTGGGCGGTCGACCCCAAGTAGCTTCCCTCTTCTGGTGCTCCTCCAGAGTGGTACTGTCCACTGATACACCGCTGGGCAGCAGCATGGGCATCATCATTACCTCCTGTGTTATCGGATCAAGGAACTCTTCTGGGACGGAAAGATTGCTGCAGTCAGATAAAAACCCAACAgatatttatttacactgtaaGCTAAAATGAATAGCTTTTATAGTTATAAGCTCAATTTCatcaacaacaagaacaaaattaaacagatatgtatatttttaaagaCTGCTTCATAAACACATACCTTGAAGGTGTGGCTGCTTGCAGTGGTGGTTTTGCCTGGCTGACAGAAGAGGTACGACCTCCAGGTCTTGGCAGCTGTCTTTCACTAGCCTCGTGGACTTTCTTAACCCTCTCCACTTCTTCTGCGGTGCAGCAGCGAGCAGGTTGTCCCCACACAACCAAAGACTTGAGCCCCATAGCAGACGCTGCACCACCAAATGGAATAGTTACACGAAGTTGTGTCACAGCGCCTAATGAGAGCAGGCCCCGGTTCCATAGGTCCTCTTGGCGACAGTTTGCAGGTTGTGGAGAAGGTGGCGAGGAGAAAGGTGGCCGGGGGCTAAAATTTGAGCGTGTGAAACAGACTCGAGTCTCCTCTCTGAGTTCACAACGACCTACTAGTTTAAACTCTGGTTCAGGGTTACTTGTTTCAGTGCTTGACGGACAACTGAACTTGTGGCCCCTTCTCTGAGGTTCGGTTTGAGCTTCTTTTCCCCACTGCTGGGCCTGAAGACTCCACTGGTGGCCATTAGACTGGTGAGATTCAACACCATGTTCctgttgcttttctctcttcagtctATCCTGGTCCTTTACTTGCACTGACATTTGTTCCTTTTGCTGAACCTGTTTGAGGTCTTGACCAAAATTCTGGGAGGGTAGCCAAGCAGAACAAGTGCTGATCTCTAGTTTCTTGCAGGTTTGTCCTCGGTCCATACCCCAGGGCCACAGCTCCACATCCACTCTGCACAGATCCACCTGGAAGCCAAACTTCAATGTCACCTGAGAGAAATGTAGACAATGAAATGgagaaatgtgacaaatgtgtAACAAGTGCAGCAACACATTGTACCCTGACGAGTTTTGCAAATTTTTAAGGTGCTGAAAAAATATATAGTATGGATGTTGTCAATATTAAAAGATGTACTGCTTTCTGCCTTAAGAGAGCACATGCCTTTGACTTGTAACTTGAAAATAAGGTGATATTCTCAAGACCGCAATGCCATTCATTTTACAGCAATTTTTCTGACCCAATGGGACTGAGTGTACCCGCCTTTGTGGAGAATGGCTAATTGGGAACTGTCCTTGCCATCggtcacaaaaaacatttcttttacttGGTGTGAAAGAGAGTTTTGCTTTAGATATACAGCAGCTACACAGTAGTAAAGATATAGATGATGAAAAAAGCAGGATTATGGATATCAAAAACAGACAGCATAAAAACAGGACGAAATGAGCAACTCTTCTTTCATATATAATCGCTCATCATCAACTGAGTAAATAACACGCATTTTTCCTCACAAATATAAActtatttaaatcaaaagaGGATGGGACACCATGGCACTGTCCATACTAGTGTTGAACAGGTCAGACTTTGACCTTTTCATATGAGAGGCCAAAGACTGGTAGCGAAAGGAGCAGTTACGCAAGACAAGAATACGAAAGCACAATCTTACCTGTACAGGTGGACGTAGGAAGTATTCCAGCTTGAATCCTCGCCTTCGGAGAGCGGGGTCAGCTGACACAAGATTTGTGACATCATAGCCATCTGCGCAAAGCtgcagtttaaagtttaaataaatcaaacacagaAGATACTCACACACATTGTTTGGTGAAAGATTGAAAGAGAGAAGCTACAGTttataaaaagattttttttcctttcatagACAGTAAACAGTTCAGAGATAGGCCctcaaatgtcagaaaaagagCCACCAGAATGGTTAACAGCATATTAAGAAGTTATGAGATTTTTCTGGTGTAATACACACCAGAactcatgtgtttgtttggttaaactggtttactacaaagatgttattttgtatttgagTTAAATTAAGGCATGTGTCAACACAAAGGCAAAAATGACGTGATAAAAGGGTTAAACGggttaaaaatataatttaaaaagtgaaagaacaTCTTTCATTCCAAGTATGGAGAAAATACAGCCGTGATCAATGATAAAATACCAATAAAAAGAACACAACAAGGTCATTTGTGATTCAGTCTCCCACACACCACTTTGACCCTCTGCTTCTTTATTACAACATCTTGTCCTCCACGGATATCTTTTGCTAGTTCGTGTCTATGCTGGTTCTTCATGTTCCTCTCAGCACAAACTGGGCCTATTCTTAAACTCTCAAATGGAAAATAAGGTAAACTGTGCTCTCATAAGGCACTACTTGAGTGTAAACATCAGGATTTTAACTTGCTTTATGTCAAAAGTAACTGCTTTTCAGTCACTGGGTGCACTCTTAGAACTGACACTGTACATGTTAAATAAAATTTGCTTGAAGAAGGTACAGTTAGGTGATAGGTTCATGAAATATGTAGTACCTTGTTGCAGTGAACTGTCGTATGAAAGTGTGGCTGACAGAGATCCACAACCATATTCTTCAACCTGCGGAGAAAGAAACGGATTTCAGAGCTACACGTTTCGTTACGTCAACTGATAGGTCAAGGCTAAACGACACATTAGGTGAATCCAACTGTTCAGCACTGACTGCCATTGGTACATGGCACAGTTACATCGTTAAAAAATAATcgcatttttgttgtgtttctgcttattattttgaaaaacctTTGACCTCACAACAAGATGACCTTTGCTCAAAAGTGAGATCAAGGAAGCAAGGTCTTACAGTGTTATCATGTTAAGAAATGCAAtggttaaaaaaacagtaataaaatgAAGATGAGTTCCACTTGTGTTTGACATCTGGCCAGTAAGTTATTTCAACAGATAAAATGAACTATACATAAAGCACACAGTTTAGTACTGTGACTGCTGAGCTGTAAGAATCAGTAGAATGATCAATCAACATAAAATTAAGAATAATTCGGATTATTCATTGACAAATTGAGTAATTTCTTTAGGCAggttgaaaatgtaaaattctcACTGTTTGCAAGGTCTCCAATGTGAGCAtttgctgtctctttgttttatttattcactatAAACTGTACATCTTTGGGGTTTCTTCCTGTTCATTGGATGCTAAATGCTATGTGAACTGTGAGTGCCAATTGTTTCTAGATAACTGATATTTAATGGACTATACGActaataagataataataaaaataaaatgatctgtTAATTAATAGCTTGACGGATTGAAGAATACATATAGATACACACTTAAAATAACAACTGAAAATGAACGGATTCTTAGCTGAGGTTCAGACACAACACTTGTGAATACACCATCTTATGCTCTGGGA harbors:
- the ubox5 gene encoding RING finger protein 37, which gives rise to MVVDLCQPHFHTTVHCNKLCADGYDVTNLVSADPALRRRGFKLEYFLRPPVQVTLKFGFQVDLCRVDVELWPWGMDRGQTCKKLEISTCSAWLPSQNFGQDLKQVQQKEQMSVQVKDQDRLKREKQQEHGVESHQSNGHQWSLQAQQWGKEAQTEPQRRGHKFSCPSSTETSNPEPEFKLVGRCELREETRVCFTRSNFSPRPPFSSPPSPQPANCRQEDLWNRGLLSLGAVTQLRVTIPFGGAASAMGLKSLVVWGQPARCCTAEEVERVKKVHEASERQLPRPGGRTSSVSQAKPPLQAATPSSNLSVPEEFLDPITQEVMMMPMLLPSGVSVDSTTLEEHQKREATWGRPPNDPFTGVPFTAASQPLPNPQLKSRIDHFLLQKGMISREGMLGRRGEGENPQASRLVSSKVDEESQSSLCVSKSSINKAVFQHNADSKNAKRTIQMEDSGSAHSSANHTSDTQPLNTNSKSELERRNKRGLNEESTEGFTAEKQLPRQTKRPRDDAVSLHSCSSHEQRLSASLDEALFSALQGRPSFTSNLSQQGRVTELPSTSQHVQTAGTPCVPTGEKTCSACSCSVSIYSKSASPIYRLTCGHLLCRSCLRSESQLLNSVTTSTASHVLCPSCRSPTPRSDIVRVHH